The Trichosurus vulpecula isolate mTriVul1 chromosome 3, mTriVul1.pri, whole genome shotgun sequence genome includes a window with the following:
- the TMEM214 gene encoding transmembrane protein 214 → MAATAAGGGRWEVVRKGRRPGGGGSGGGGGSRRALGEANRPRSIELVPAIQPSGTLFELGFQKAMKKHNKEQVPPPAPTEHKKTAKKTKKAAAPADQSTKQGRFRSLEEAMKALDVVALQKEMEKSQSMFPGNPSVWVKDLAGYLNYKLQAPQSEPTLSQHTHDYPYCLVGRELRGIIRGLLGKAVGVLELFFDHCLYTMLQELDKTPGESLHGYRICVQAVLQDKPKIATMNLGKYLELLRSHQNRPAKCLTIMWALGQAGFVNLTEGLKVWLGIMLPVLGIKSLSPFSIAYLDRLLLMHPNLTKGFGMIGPKDFFPLLDFAYMPNNSLAPSLQEQLCQLYPRLKVLAFGAKPETTLHTYFPSFLSRATPSCPPEMKKELLRSLTECLTLDALSFNVWRQLYTKHLSQSSLLLGHILETWDQTPKKMRKSLQEIIQSFKITNEELLKKGGSNTQDITACNTICKGILQQARGRQLPWTQLLLVFLVFAAGFLFHDFRSHSSFQTSLSARVLQSSGFLPVGEEACAKLYYYGLQGYSWLEETLPVFGSHLMAVLEPSLQLAWTQTNTTVTFVSSYCVSCLSWAYENLPDIFQGTQFTESLLHLLLQLRELLLLLYQDFLLPLWHVLLTALFQVQEYCQEACGGEVTWDCIKIQLSKFAHWIWLCLQDTTIALVDWALTMISQQ, encoded by the exons ATGGCGGCCACGGCAGCGGGAGGAGGTCGCTGGGAGGTGGTGAGGAAGGGCCGGCGGCCTGGGGGCGGCGGCAGCGGAGGAGGCGGCGGGAGCCGCCGAGCACTCGGGGAAGCGAACCGGCCGCGGAGCATCGAGCTGGTCC CTGCCATCCAGCCCTCAGGCACTCTTTTTGAGCTGGGCTTTCAGAAGGCGATGAAAAAGCACAACAAGGAGCAAGTGCCCCCACCTGCCCCCACCGAGCACAAGAAAAcagccaaaaaaaccaaaaaggcagCTGCTCCCGCCGACCAGAGCACCAAGCAGGGCCGCTTCCGAAGCCTGGAGGAGGCGATGAAGGCT CTAGATGTGGTAGCActgcaaaaggaaatggagaagagcCAGAGCATGTTCCCTGGGAACCCCTCTGTATGGGTGAAGGACCTGGCTGGATATCTCAACTACAAGCTGCAAGCACCTCAGAGTGAACCTACATTAAGCCAGCACACACATG ATTACCCCTACTGCCTGGTGGGCCGAGAACTTCGTGGAATCATTCGAGGATTGTTGGGGAAAGCCGTTGGCGTCCTGGAACTTTTCTTTGACCATTGTCTTTACACCATGCTGCAGGAACTGGACAAGACTCCAG GTGAGTCACTCCATGGCTACCGCATCTGTGTCCAAGCAGTTCTGCAAGACAAGCCCAAGATTGCCACCATGAACTTAGGCAAG TACCTCGAGCTACTGAGATCCCATCAGAATCGACCAGCAAAGTGTCTGACCATCATGTGGGCACTGGGACAGGCAGGCTTTGTCAACCTAACAGAGGGACTTAAAG TGTGGCTGGGGATCATGCTGCCTGTGCTGGGAATCaagtctctgtctcccttctccaTTGCTTATTTGGACCGACTACTTCT GATGCATCCCAACCTCACCAAGGGCTTTGGCATGATCGGCCCCAAGGACTTCTTCCCGCTTCTGGACTTTGCCTACATGCCCAACAACTCACTGGCACCCAG CCTACAGGAACAGCTTTGTCAGCTCTACCCTAGACTGAAAGTGCTGGCCTTTGGTGCAAAGCCGGAAACAACTCTGCATACCTACTTCCCCTCCTTCTTGTCCAGAGCCACCCCTAGCTGTCCCCCTGAAATGAagaaagag CTCCTGAGAAGCTTGACTGAGTGTCTGACCCTGGATGCCCTCAGCTTCAATGTTTGGAGACAACTGTATACCAAGCACCTGTCACAATCCAG CTTGCTGCTGGGACATATCCTGGAGACTTGGGACCAAACTCCTAAGAAG ATGAGGAAGTCTTTGCAAGAAATAATTCAGTCCTTCAAAATCACGAATGAGGAGCTCCTGAAGAAAGGGGGAAGTAACACTCAGGACATCACAGCCTGCAATACCATCTGCAAG GGTATATTGCAGCAAGCACGTGGTCGTCAACTACCGTGGACTCAGCTGCTACTCGTGTTCCTGGTGTTTGCAGCTGGCTTCCTGTTCCATGACTTCCGGTCACATAGCTCCTTCCAGA CTTCCCTGTCAGCCCGTGTGTTACAGTCATCTGGCTTCCTACCTGTTGGTGAGGAGGCCTGTGCCAAGCTCTACTACTATGGTCTTCAAGGCTATAG CTGGCTAGAGGAGACGTTGCCTGTCTTTGGTTCCCATCTGATGGCAGTGCTAGAACCCAGCCTACAGCTGGCCTGGACCCAGACCAACACAACAGTCACCTTTGTATCTTCCTATTGTGTATCCTGTCTTTCTTGGGCCTATGAGAACCTACCTGACATCTTCCAGGGG ACCCAGTTCACGGAGTCCTTGTTACATCTGCTCCTACAGCTAAGGGAGTTGCTACTGCTCCTTTATCAGGACTTTCTGTTGCCTCTGTGGCACGTGTTACTTACTGCATTGTTCCAGGTCCAGGAGTATTGCCAGGAGGCCTGCGG AGGTGAGGTGACCTGGGACTGTATAAAGATACAGCTGAGTAAGTTTGCCCACTGGATTTGGCTCTGCCTGCAAGACACCACCATTGCCCTTGTGGACTGGGCATTAACCATGATATCCCAGCAATAG